The Streptomyces bacillaris sequence CAGAGACAGGCGACACCCGCACCGGAGGCGGTGAAGGCACCCGCCGCCGTCTCCGCGTCCACCGACACCGGCTCGTGCACCGCCTCGATCCCGCCCGCCCCGAAGAGGTTGACGGCGAACGAGACCCGCGCGGTGTGCGCGGCTGCCGGACCCAGCGCGGCGATGAACACCTTCGGCCGCGCGCCCGTCGCGGCCAGATGCGCGTCCGAGCGGGCCCGCAGCGCCTCGAACGCCTCGTCGCGCCGGACCCGGGGCAGACCGCCCGGGGCGTCCGCGTACGGATCGGGCGCGGGATCGCGCTCCACCGGCCGCTCGGAGGGCAGCGGGAACTCGCTGACCCCCGTCACCGGCTCCTTGCGACGGGCCAGCTTCGCACTGCGCGCGGCCCAGGTGGCGGCCAGCTTCTCCGCCACCATCCCCGAGCGCAGCGCGGCGGGCAGCCCCCCCGCGCGCTCGGTCTCCTGGAAGAACGCCCAGGCGGCTGCGGCGAGTTCGTCGGTCAGCCGCTCCACGTACCAGGAGCCGCCCGCCGGGTCGATGACCCGGGCCAGATGCGACTCCTCCATCAGGATCGTGGAGGTGTTACGGGCGATCCTGCGGGCGAACGCGTCGGGCAGCCCCAGCGCGTGGTCGAACGGCAGGACCGTGACGGCGTCCGCGCCGCCGACCCCCGCGCCCAGCGTGGCGAGCGTGGTGCGCAGCATGTTCACCCACGGGTCACGGCGCGTCATCATCACCGGGGAGGTCACGGCGTGCTGGCGCTGCGCCCCGGCGGCGGGCGCCCCCGACGCCTCGGCGACCCGCGCCCAGAGCCGGCGCGCGGCCCGCAGCTTGGCGATCGTCAGGAACTGGTCGGCCGTGGCCGCGTAACGGAACTCCAGCTGCCCGCAGGCCGCCTCCACGCCCATCCCGGCCCCGGTCAGCGCCCGCAGATAGGCGACGCCGGTCGCCAGGGAGAGCCCCAGCTCCTCGGCGGCCGAGCCACCGGCCTCGTGGTACGGGAGCGCGTCCACGGCGATCGCCCGCAGCCCCGGGTACTCCGCACCGCAGACCTCCGCCCAGCGGACGGCCGCGGTGAGGTCGGCCTCGATTCCGGTCCGGGCCTCGTGGCCGAGCGGGTCGGCGCCCAGGGTCCCCCGCGCCTCGCCCTTGGCGACGCCCCGCTCCCCGTACAGCCGCAGCAGTTCGGTGGCGGCCGCGTCCAGGTCGGCGGGAGCGTCGAGCACGACCGGCGCCAGGTCGAGGTAGACGCCCTCCAGCGCGCGGCCGAGCGCGTCCACGGGGACCCCGGCCGGACCGCCGACGGTGAGCCAGAGGGAGGTGACCCCGTTCTCCAGATCACCGAGCACCGCCTCGTTGAGCCGGGCCGGGTCCGTCAGGGCGTGGCGCTGGCGTACGTCCCAGCCGCCCGCCGCGTTTCCTTCGGCCCTGCTGCCCCGGGTGAAGGGCGCGAAGCCGGGAAAACCGGTGTCCGGAGAGACGTCGTTCGCGGTGTAGAGAGGCCGGGTGGTGAGCCCGTCCTCCAGTGTGGTGGACAGCGCTTCCTCGGCGGCCGAGCCCGAGACTTCCTTGCCCGACTTGCGCAGAACGCCTTCGACGAGGCTCTGCCACTGGTCATGGGAGGGGTCGGGGAACGCGGCGGCCGGAGAGAGCCCGTCAGCAGGCTGGACCGTCATGCTCAGATGCTAGGCCAGCGCGGGGAACGAGCAGCAGGGGCACGTGCTGTGACCTTGCCCTCTCCGGTCCGCACTTGATCCTTTACTTACCGTCGCGTTACCGGAGCGACCTCTGCGTGCAAGAAAAGGCCGGGACGGGCCCGCCGCAACACGGCGATGCTCGACATCGGGGTGAATTGACCGGTTGATGCATATTATGTGGGAAGTTTTCCGGTTTCTTATGCAATCCCTGTCATACCTGCAATCTCTGGAATGCCCGTATCCACCCCGGAGCCCGCGTGGCCGCCGGGATGCGGAGAGGACGCGACCGTGGCCGTCGGACCTGTGGAACACCTCGTCATCGCCTTCCCCGGCAGCGGTTTCACCGGAACCGTCGTGCCCGTTCTCGCCGATGCCGTGGCGTCCGGCGCCGTACGCCCCGCCGATCTGGCCTTCGTCCGCCGCGCCGAAGGGGGTGCGCCGATCCCGGTGGAGTTGCGGGAACTCGACCCGGAGGGAACGGTTCCCGCCGACCCGGCTGAGAACGGGGCCGCTGTGGAGCTGGGCGCCGGGGACATCGAGGTCCTGGAGGGGAGCGTGCCGCAGGGCGAGGTGGTCGCCCTCGTCGTCCGGGAGGACCTGTGGACCTCGCAGCTCGCCCGGACCTTCCGGGAGGCGGGCGGTGCCTTCGTCGCCCACGAGCGCTTCGGCGCGGCGGCCGTATCGGACGCGGACGAGGCCCCGGAGGGGGACGACATCATCACCCGGCTGGAGCGGCTCGCGGAGCTGTGGCGGCGGGACGTGCTCACGGACGCCGAGTTCGCGGAGCAGAAGGCGAAGCTGCTGGCGGACTGAGCCGGGACCGGTGGGGTCCTGGGTGTTCTCATCAGGGAAAGAGGCAGTGCATCGTGGAGACCGCCCGGACCGTTCCGGCCGCCACCGTCGTCAACCTGCGTGACCTGGGGGGTATCGCCCTGGGCCGGGACCGCCGGGTGCGGCAGGGGGTCCTGTTCCGCTCGGGGCAGCTGAGCGAGCTGGCGCCCGACCACGACCGGGCGGTGGCCGCGCTCGGCATCCGTACGGTCGTCGACCTGCGCACCGCCGACGAACGCCGGTGGGCCCCCGACCGGCTCCCGGCCCGCGCCAGGCTCTTCGTGGCCGACGTCCTCGGTGACCACCCGGGCGTGGCCCCGGCCCGGCTCAAGGCGCTGCTGGCCGACCCGGACGAGGCGGACCGCGCGCTGGGCGGCGGCCGGGCCGAGGAGCTGTTCGCGGAGACCTACCGCAAGATGGTGCTCTCGCCGGGCGCTGCCGCCGCCTACCGGGCCTTCCTGGAGACCGTCGCCGACCCCGCCGCCCGCCCGGTGCTCTTCCACTGCACGGCGGGCAAGGACCGCACCGGCTGGGCGGCGGCCGTCCTGCTGATGATCCTGGGGGCCTCCCGGGAGACCGTGCGCGCGGACTTCCTGGCCGTGAACCCCGCCGTACGCGCCGCCTTCGCGCCCTACGTCCAGAAGTTCCTGGACGGCGGCGGCGACCCGGCCGTCGCGGCGGCCATCGTCGAGGTGCGCCCCCGCTATCTGGATGTGGCGCTCGACGCGATGGACGAGCGGTGGGGCGGGCTCGACGGCTATGTACGGACCGGGCTGCGCCTCCCCGAAGCGGTACTGGACCGGCTGCGCGAGGGGCTGGTGATCGGTGGCCGGCGGTCGGCCGATCGCCGTGCGGAGAGGGCCCGGTCCGACGCTCCGGTGTGACTTTGATACCCCTAGGGGGTATATTGGCGGTGTCGGAAACCGCTGTCGTCCGCCGGGAGAGAGCCATGAACACCGGACTGAGGATCGCGGCCTTCGCCGCCGCGGTCGCCGCCGTCTTCGCCATCGCCTTCGGGGTGGGCAGGGTGGCGGGCCCGGACCCGGAACCCACCCCCGGGCCCAGCACCGACCAGCCCGCCACCCCGCACTCCTCGACCCACCCGGAGGAGAGCGGTGCGAGCCACTGACCCACCACATGGTGCGGGGCCGGTCCGACCGATACGTATCGGTCGGACCGGCCCCGCACCCGCGTGAACGGCGTGTGCGCCGCTCAGAGACGGACCAGCCGCTCCGTGAGATCGCGGTACTGCTGGAGGGCGATCCGCAGATCCTCCGTCCCAGCCTCGGACCGCCCGCCGTCCCGGTCGGCGCGCAGCAGCCGGGACCGCTCGGCCAGGGCCTCCGTGAGCCCGGCGACGACGTCGTCGAAGGCCGCGTCGGCCTCCTGCACCGCCTGGCGCGGGTTCTCCACGAAGCCGGCCACCGCCTGGTGGATGCGCGCGTCGAACTTCTCCCGCTGCTCGGCGGCGAAGAGCGGACGGCCGCTGTGCGCGGGTGTCTCCGTGCGGCCGGGGGAGGCCGTCGTGCGGGGGGCCGTCGAAGCCGCTGTACGGGAGGCCTCCGGGGTCTCGTCCGGGCGGGCGGGGACGGCCCGGGCCGGGTCCGTGTGCGTCCGGTCGACCGACGTCCGGTCGGGGCCCGCCTGATCGGCCGTCGGCGGGGGACCGGACGGCTTGGCGGCCGTCGGCGGTACGGGGGTGGCGGGCGCGTTCCCGGGCGGAGGCGCCACGGGCGGGACGCGCTCGGCGCCGGTCGAGGGGGTGGCCCGGTTCGGCGCGTCGCCGGGGGTGCCGCCGGTGTTCGGAGTCTGCGTCATGATGTGCCGCGTCCCTTCGTGAGCTGTCGGTTGTCGTGGCCGCGCGGCGCCGGGCCGTCCGCGAGGAGTGCGTCGAAGAGCCCGCGCGCCTCGACGAAGGCCTCGCGCATCTCCTCGGTGCCGGTGCCGCCGTCGCACGCGGAGTGCACCCGGCGGTAGCCCTCGACATGGCGGGCGTGGTGGACCGAGAGCGCGTCGGCGCGCTCCTCGAAGCTCTCACCGGCCGGGAAGCCCCGGTCCCGGGCGAGGTCGGCCAGCAGCGCGTCGGCCTCTGCCACCGCCTGCTGCGGCGACTCGACGAACTGCTCCTGCGTACGGGCCCAGCGGGCGGTGTACTCCGCGCGGGCCGCCTCCGTCAGCGGCCGCTTCTCCAGGTCCCCGTGGCGCCGCACCCGCTCGCCCAGCTCGTGCTCGGCCGCCTTGGTGTCGCCGTTGTGCCGGGCGACCACCCGGTCGTACTCGGGGCCGAAGCGGCCGCGCAGCCCCCGGCCGCCGGCGGCGCCCCCGCGGACGAGGAAGAAGTAGACGGCGGCGGCCGCGACGAGCGCCACGGCGATGACGATGATCGCTGTTGTCACGGCTACCGCCCCCACCGCTCGTCGGCCGGTACGCGGCTGTGGTGTCGCACAGTGGTCAACCCCTCTCGGTCCGGCCCGGCGGAGTGGCCACCGGGCGACGTGCAGGGGTCCGTGTACCCCCGAACAGCCGTTCATGCGGCCGAGGGCGGCCGAACGCTCCGTGTACCGTGCAGACGTCGACGTACGTAATACTCGACGTATGACATCAGCCATTACGAGGTCGGTGCGCGGCCCGCACCGCGCCGTGCCCCTGGTCCGCCGGGCCACGGCGGGTGACGCCCGCCGGCTCACCCGGCTGGTCCGGACGTCACGCGCCTACGAGGGCCCGTACGCCCCGATGGTCGCCGGATACCGGGTCGGCCCCGACTACATCGAGGCGCACCGGGTCTTCGTCGCCGCCGACCGCGACGACGACCGGGTCCTCGGCTTCTACGCGCTGACCCTCCAGCCGCCGGAGCTGGACCTGATGTTCGTCGCCGACGAGGCGCAGGGGCTCGGCATCGGCCGGCTGCTCATCGGCCATCTGCGCGAGGAGGCGGGGCGGGCGGGCCTCACCGGGATCCGGATCGTGGCCCACCCGCCCGCCGAGGGCTTCTACCGCAGCGTGGGCGCCGAGCCCACCGGCACCGTCCGTGCCAACCCGCCGGCGGTCCTGTGGGACCGCCCGGAGTTTCTGCTGCCCCTCGGCGCGTGAAGGCCGCTCAGCCGCCGTAGGGGCGGGTGATCAGCTCCATGCCGTGGCCGCTGGGGTCGGGGAAGTAGACGCCCCGGCCGCCGTCGTTGTGGTTGATCTCGCCCGGGTGCTTGAGGTGCGGATCGGCGTAGTACGCGATCCCCATCTCCTGGATCCGGGCGAACGCGGCGTCGAACTCCGCCTCCGAGATCAGGAAGGCGTAGTGCTGCGGGGTGATCGACTCCTCGGGGACCGTCGCGAAGTCCAGGGTGACTCCGTTCGCCAGGACGACGGGGACGAACGGGCCCCACTCCGGTCCGGCTTCCAGGCCCAGCAGCTCCGCCAGGAACTCCGCGGACTCGCGGTTGTCGCGGGAATGAATGATGGTGTGATTCAACTCGACCGACACGGTGGAATGCCTCCAACGGGCATCTCACGGGCTACCTCCACGCCTCACCCGGACGGTGACCGGCGCGCGATGCCGTAGGCGCGATCCTAGGCGACCGGTCCGGTGCGGTCGAGCCGACCGTGGGCCTCACCGGCGGGATTGAGCCTGCGGGGCCGGGGAACCTGTAGACGCGGATCGAACGGGTGTGTCAGTGCCCCCGGTCGCGTCGAGACGAGGAGGGTGCCCGTGTCAACCACCAACGGCAGAGGCCGCGAGGAGACCCAGGAGGAGCGGGCGGACCGGCAGTGGACCGAACTGCTCCAGGAGTTGCGCGTCGCCCAGACCGGGGTGCAGATCCTCTTCGGGTTCCTCCTCGCCGTGGTGTTCCAGCCCAGGTTCGCCGAACTGTCCGAGGTGGACCGGGACATCTACGTCACCACGGTGGTGCTCGGCTCCGCGACCGTCGCCGCCCTCATCGGCCCCGTCACTTACCACCGGCTGCTCACCGGCCGGCGGCTGAAGCCTCAGACCGTCATCTGGGCCTCCCGCATGACCATGGTGGGGCTGGTGCTGCTGTTCTTCACGATGTGCTCGACCCTGCTGCTGATCATGCGCGTCGCGCTCCACAACACGTTCGCCCTCTGGCTGGTCGGCGGCATCGCGCTGTGGTTCCTGGCCTGCTGGATCGTCTTCCCCGTCTGGGCGCTGGCCCGCAACCGCTCGGGACCGCGCGAGGACGTGCCGTCCGAGGAATGAGCGGCTCAGCCCGGCGCCTCCACCGGGCCCCGCACGTCCGTCACCGTGAACAGCGCGCCGTCGGGGTCCCGCAGGGTGGCCTCGCTGCCGCCCACGACGGTCCGCTCCTCCACCAGGGTGCCGCCCTTCCGTACGGCCTCGGCCACCGTCACGGGGACGTCGGCCACCGGGAACTGCACCTGCCAGTGCGGGCGCACCAGCGGGTCCACGGCGGTCTCCACCGCCCCGGAGCTGATCCGGGCCAGCGGGCGTCCCTCGCACCGCACGATGACCTCGTCGCCCTCGTACGCGACGTCGCAGCACCCGGGGCGGCCGCTGGCCCAGTCGAGCACCTCGCCGTAGAAGATCGCCGCGTCGAACGCGTTGCGGGTCCGCAGCCGCAGCCAGGTGTGGGCGTGGTCGTCGGGGGCCGGCGGCGAAGTGGCCGGTTCCGTGCGCTCCCAGAGGCCGAACGAGGCGCCGTCCCGGTCCGAGGCCAGGACGCCGCGCCCCTTGCCGAGCGTCAGCGGCCCCACCGCCACCGTCCCGCTGCGCTCCCGGACCCGGGCGGCGGCCACATCCGCGTCCGCCACCGCGAAGTACGGCGTCCACGCCACCGCGACCTGGTACGCGGTGGAGACGGCGAAGATGCCCGCGACCGGGATGTCGCCGCGGCGGGCCACGGAGAACTCCGCGCCGATCTTCCCCGGGCGGAACGTCCACCCCAGCACCCCGGAGTAGAACCGCTGGGCGGCCTGGAGGTCCCGGGTCATCAGGGTCACCCAGCACGGCGCGGCCGGGCCGGTCAGGGGCGCCGTCGAGGGGGCCGTACGGGGATCGCTTCCGGTCATGGTCCACTGCCTTCTCACGGGGGTGCGGCGCGAGGTGCGGCCGCCGTGGTCCAGCACCCACCCTCGGACGGTCCGTGCGGCGGCGCAACGCGGGGCCGCACGAGGGCCGCGCTCACAGTCCGATGCGCGGCGGGGCGTTCGTGATGTCCAGGAAGACCTGGTCCGCCTGCGGCCACCGCTCGCACATCGCGTGCCGGATGCGCATGGAGACCTCCTCCACCCGCTCGCTGTCCGATACCGGGAGCCAGGTCGATGCGGGCCGCCACCAGCACGGAGTGCATGCCCAGTCGCACGGTGAGGAGTTCGGCCACGTTGTCGATCTCGCGCTGGCGCATGGGGAAGCCGACCAGTTCGCGGTGGAGTTCGGGATCGACGGATTCCCCGATCAACTGGTACCGGGCGTTGCGGCCGAGCCGGAAGGCGACGTACACGAGGAGCAGCCCGATGCCCAGGGAGGCGGCGGCCTCCCAGACCACGCTGCCGGTGGCCAGGTGCAGGGACATCCCGGCGATGGCCAGGCTGACACCGAGCACCGCCGTGCTGTCCTCCGCGATGACCGTCCGCAGCGCCGGGTCGATGGCCGCGCCCTTCTTGCCGCGCGCCTGGTGCAGGGCCCGGGCCAGCGAGGTGCTCTCGGCGACCAGGGCGACACCGAGCACGATCAGCCCGGCGGTGTAGCCGCTGGGGGACTCGTCGTCGTCGCGCCGGAGGGCGTGGAGCCCCTGGTGGAACGAGAAGCAGCCGCCCATCACGAAGATGCCGACGGCGGCCAGGAGCGCCCAGAAGTACCGCTCCTTGCCGTAGCCGAACGGGTGATGGGCGTCGGCGGGGCGGCGGCTGCGCCGGAGCGCGGCGAGCAGGAAGATCTCGTTGAGGCTGTCGGCGACCGAGTGGGCCGCCTCCGACAACAGCGCGGGCGAGCCGGAGATCAGCCCGCCCGCGGTCTTGGCTGCCGCGATCACCAGGTTGGCCGCGAGCGCGACCAGGACGGTGAAACGGGTCTGTCGGTCGGCGGCCGACCGGCTCATCACCACCTCTGGTGACGAGGGGGCCGGGCGGGCCCGCCCCCTGCGGGGGAACGGGTCAGCTGCGCGGGGGATCGGTGTCGGTGCGCGGATCGTCCCGGTGGGGCGGGAGCGGTGCGTTCCCGTGGTCGTCGAGCTGGTGCGGGTTGAGCGCGCTGCCGTCGGTGGGGAAGCGGTCCGTGCCGTGCGGGTCGTGCGCCTCGATGTGCGTGCGTCCCTCGGGCTTGTGGGGCTGCTCATCGGGGCGCGG is a genomic window containing:
- a CDS encoding methylmalonyl-CoA mutase family protein; its protein translation is MTVQPADGLSPAAAFPDPSHDQWQSLVEGVLRKSGKEVSGSAAEEALSTTLEDGLTTRPLYTANDVSPDTGFPGFAPFTRGSRAEGNAAGGWDVRQRHALTDPARLNEAVLGDLENGVTSLWLTVGGPAGVPVDALGRALEGVYLDLAPVVLDAPADLDAAATELLRLYGERGVAKGEARGTLGADPLGHEARTGIEADLTAAVRWAEVCGAEYPGLRAIAVDALPYHEAGGSAAEELGLSLATGVAYLRALTGAGMGVEAACGQLEFRYAATADQFLTIAKLRAARRLWARVAEASGAPAAGAQRQHAVTSPVMMTRRDPWVNMLRTTLATLGAGVGGADAVTVLPFDHALGLPDAFARRIARNTSTILMEESHLARVIDPAGGSWYVERLTDELAAAAWAFFQETERAGGLPAALRSGMVAEKLAATWAARSAKLARRKEPVTGVSEFPLPSERPVERDPAPDPYADAPGGLPRVRRDEAFEALRARSDAHLAATGARPKVFIAALGPAAAHTARVSFAVNLFGAGGIEAVHEPVSVDAETAAGAFTASGAGVACLCSSDALYAEQAAGVAGALKSAGAAQVFLAGRPGEYADVDAYVFAGCDAVAVLTSVLDRMGVA
- a CDS encoding SHOCT domain-containing protein, with the translated sequence MAVGPVEHLVIAFPGSGFTGTVVPVLADAVASGAVRPADLAFVRRAEGGAPIPVELRELDPEGTVPADPAENGAAVELGAGDIEVLEGSVPQGEVVALVVREDLWTSQLARTFREAGGAFVAHERFGAAAVSDADEAPEGDDIITRLERLAELWRRDVLTDAEFAEQKAKLLAD
- a CDS encoding tyrosine-protein phosphatase, which encodes METARTVPAATVVNLRDLGGIALGRDRRVRQGVLFRSGQLSELAPDHDRAVAALGIRTVVDLRTADERRWAPDRLPARARLFVADVLGDHPGVAPARLKALLADPDEADRALGGGRAEELFAETYRKMVLSPGAAAAYRAFLETVADPAARPVLFHCTAGKDRTGWAAAVLLMILGASRETVRADFLAVNPAVRAAFAPYVQKFLDGGGDPAVAAAIVEVRPRYLDVALDAMDERWGGLDGYVRTGLRLPEAVLDRLREGLVIGGRRSADRRAERARSDAPV
- a CDS encoding GNAT family N-acetyltransferase, with amino-acid sequence MTSAITRSVRGPHRAVPLVRRATAGDARRLTRLVRTSRAYEGPYAPMVAGYRVGPDYIEAHRVFVAADRDDDRVLGFYALTLQPPELDLMFVADEAQGLGIGRLLIGHLREEAGRAGLTGIRIVAHPPAEGFYRSVGAEPTGTVRANPPAVLWDRPEFLLPLGA
- a CDS encoding VOC family protein, coding for MSVELNHTIIHSRDNRESAEFLAELLGLEAGPEWGPFVPVVLANGVTLDFATVPEESITPQHYAFLISEAEFDAAFARIQEMGIAYYADPHLKHPGEINHNDGGRGVYFPDPSGHGMELITRPYGG
- a CDS encoding DUF6328 family protein; protein product: MSTTNGRGREETQEERADRQWTELLQELRVAQTGVQILFGFLLAVVFQPRFAELSEVDRDIYVTTVVLGSATVAALIGPVTYHRLLTGRRLKPQTVIWASRMTMVGLVLLFFTMCSTLLLIMRVALHNTFALWLVGGIALWFLACWIVFPVWALARNRSGPREDVPSEE
- a CDS encoding glyoxalase/bleomycin resistance/extradiol dioxygenase family protein, whose protein sequence is MTGSDPRTAPSTAPLTGPAAPCWVTLMTRDLQAAQRFYSGVLGWTFRPGKIGAEFSVARRGDIPVAGIFAVSTAYQVAVAWTPYFAVADADVAAARVRERSGTVAVGPLTLGKGRGVLASDRDGASFGLWERTEPATSPPAPDDHAHTWLRLRTRNAFDAAIFYGEVLDWASGRPGCCDVAYEGDEVIVRCEGRPLARISSGAVETAVDPLVRPHWQVQFPVADVPVTVAEAVRKGGTLVEERTVVGGSEATLRDPDGALFTVTDVRGPVEAPG
- a CDS encoding DUF6479 family protein, whose product is MDVSNGATQALAAPLADGTGALAAILFPIAALAVVGLLIGGFLLGKRKRDAELPPPRPDEQPHKPEGRTHIEAHDPHGTDRFPTDGSALNPHQLDDHGNAPLPPHRDDPRTDTDPPRS